The sequence below is a genomic window from Lolium perenne isolate Kyuss_39 chromosome 7, Kyuss_2.0, whole genome shotgun sequence.
tcgcatcacacaattcatgtcttaacttaggaaataaattaaaaagctcatagttgtattccattatgcctaactagtgtaaaacaagaaacaaaaagatgcaattgcaggatctaaaggaaatagcttcgagcacacacacaatggcgccagaaaagtacttagttacctggaaccgaagtatgagtgccttttacctttcctccccggcaacggcgctagaaaagtgcttgatgtctacgggtgcttctattcttgtagacagtgttgggcctccaagagcagaggtttgtagaacagcatcaagtttcccttaagtggatcacccaaggtttatcgatctcagggaggaagaggtcaaagatatccctctcatgcaaccctgcgatcacaatgcaagaagtctcttgtgtccccaacacacctaataggtgcactagttcggcgaagagatagtgaaatacaggtggtatgaataagtatgagcagtagtaacggcgccagaaaagtgctttgcttcccaggactggcgtgtggttgatggtggtaatattgcggacagtacagatgcagtagaacagtaaacaagcagcgatagcagtattggaaacaaggcctagggattatactttcactagtggacactctcaacattgcaatcataaaggaatataaatagataaatgctagactctacaccctcttgttggatgatgaacaccactaattgtgtaggattacacgaaccctcaatgccggagttaacaagctccacaatattcgatgttcatatttaaataaccttagagtgcatgacagatcaacataaccaaaccaagtattaacatagcatgcacactgtcaccttcacgctacgaaaggaggcatagatcacatcaataccatcatagcaatagttaacttcataatctacaagagatcacaatcatagcctacgccaagtactacacgatgcacacactgtcaccattacaccgtgcaggaggaataaactactttaataacatcactagagtagcacatagatgaattgtgatacaaaactcatatgaatctcaatcatgtaaggcagctcatgagatcattgtattgaagtacataggagagagattaaccacatggctaccggtacagcccttagcctcgatggagaactactccctcctcatgggagacagcagcggtgatgaagatggcggtggagatggcagcggtgtcgatggagaagccttccgggggcacttccccgtcccggtggcatgccggaacagagactcctgtcccccagatcttggcttcacgatggcggcggctctggaaggttttccgtatcgtggctttttcatctcgatgttttaggtcagggacctttatataggcgaagaggcggagtcggagggtcaacgaggcgacgacacaacaggggggtgcgggcccccccttggccgcgccagggtgtcatctggtggccctgtggcccctctctggcgactctcgggtgttctggaagcttcgtgcaattcttagatgctgggcgttgatttcgtccgattccgagaatatttccttactaggatttctgaaaccaaaaacagcagaaaacaccaactggcccttcggcatctcgtcaataggttagttccggaaaacgcataaatatgacataaagtatgcataaaacatgtagatatcatcaataatgtggcatggaacataagaaattatcaatacgtcggacaCGTATCAACACCAACgcctaaatttgaaaaaccttggcaaccaaggtttcacatcacaagctgCACAactgtgccaaatcatgccccattccatggtggtttggtcattttttggacatTCCCCCTCTTTTCATCCGAAAACCCCTCCGTCGAAACACTTCCCTTTGCTCTACTATATTTACAGGCAAGAACTGTTGCTGATCTGCTCTAATATTTGGATGATTTCTTGCTGATGTGCTCTAATATTTCGATGATTTGTTGTAATATTTAACTTGGTTTGTATTTAAATTTGCATTAGTCCTAATATGCTAGCATATCATTAAATTCACAGCCATGTTACCTAACCATCTATATGCAAATTTGTCACTACTATTACAAATTTGCATTAGTCCTATTTGAACTATTTGAACTATTGGTCCTATTTAAATTTGCATTAGTCCTATTTGAACTATTACACTAGGATTCAGGAAACACCCTCATCATGTTAATGAAAGAAATGCATATTTTTGTTTGCAATGATGGATTACAatttttttgtttatgtttgaaactTCTGCTAAACTTGAGCTGTGCTTCCATTCACAAACTAATGAAACATGCAACCACCATCATTCCAAATGAAACACAGAGCTAAGCATCATCACCTACATAATAATTCAACACACAACATAGATCCACACAGATTCAGTAATTAAGACCATCACTATAATAGATGGTCTGACAACTCAGTTCAAAAGCAAACCAAACATTGTTCAACACAGCACACAACAGTAGTTCCAACATCATAAACCAAAAGCATATCTACAACATCATCCAGAGCAACCACCATCCACAGGAACTAGGCATCATGCATCCTCCATAGCAAGCACCAAGAGAAGCCCATGATGCTCTGCCCTTATCTGCTTGGAGGTGCCAGTATGGGCTAGCTCCTCGCAGTGCTGCCTCAGGCTATGAAGCTTGCCATCCCTGGGCTTCACCTTGTGCCATGGACAGAAGTACCTCCCCCTCTTCTTGAAAGGGAGGTCCCCAGCCTCCAGCTTCTGTAGCAGCTTGGTCTTGAAGGATCCAATGTTCCTGCTGTCCACAAACTCGCATGAATCCTGGGAGTCATACTGCACAACAACAAAATGTACAAGTTATGATTACAGATACAAAGCAAACAGAATGAAATACATGCAATGGTACATAACAACTTGTATATCTCACCTCCAGGGAGCCATCTGAATCCTCCAACTCCTCATATGGAGCAGGGACAGGTGGAGCAGGCACTGGTGGAGCAGGCAATGCTGGAGCAGGCACaggttcttcctcctcctggattGGAGGAGGGACAGGTACTTCCTCCTCCTGGATTGGAGGAGGGACAGGTCCTAGCTCCTGGATTGGAGGAGGCacatgctcctcctcctcgcgcttGCGCTTCCTGGAACCTTCACCAGCCTGCATACAAATAAGATAAGTCACCACAGTAATCACCTATAGGAAAATAACATCCAAATACTATGCATACCAAATAGATCATCTTAATTATTctttcattatatcttatgtataCTCCAAACTACCAAGTCTAAGGGAATTATATTTATAGTTACATTATGCTAGCACCTACCCTGATCATGCTTTCATTATACTATACATTACAGGACCCTTTCAATCATAACACGGTAATCCCATGATAAATCCCCACATTAATCTCAAAAGGTTAATATTCTCACATTATTCTAGGTCATCAAAATTAGCTGGATACTTACATTATAATTTTGCAATATGATCAGCACATACTAAATAATTTACAGTACAACCGTGTACATAATTTAAATAAAGGAAATTTCCAAGTAGCAGGACACAGGAGGCTAATTCTTGTCAGTGTAACTGAGATAGATGTATACTGTCTGCTCTGTTAAGCAATGCATCAGAACTGCAATAAGTCAACAAGCAAGTAACTATATCACCTGTAGTCATTATTTTCATGGGATTTATTGATAATTAATTAGAATCTTGAAGAATAACTGATAACTCTTTCGAGGCTTTCCAACTTAGCAAAGatgtgatgtgcaacatcattaatTCGACCAACGTGAGCTAAACGAAACAGCTAGCATGGTAAGCTAGTAACTATGAAATGAGAACCAGCAGCAATGCAACCATTGCACCTAGCAGGTTATCTTGACATGACTTCCATGACAAAATTGAACAACAATGAAGCATCCTCCTAAACTACAATATCTTTTGTTGTGTTCTCTGCTCTAGCTAGGCCGCTCCAATACTATAGTATTTTGAAATCAGTAAGGTTTAACTAAAATATAATGGTTGATGTCATCTACGTCCTGGTGTTTAAtcatcatcaacgtttcaaaccaCTTGATGCATGTCTTTGTATAAATACTACTATTAAGCCATTGTCTATATCATTGATGCGCTTTGCATTATTTAATGCTGGTAGGTTACATATAATCCTACCAAAACTAGCTTCGGTTCATGCATGTCATTTCAATACGATTGAATGTTATATTTATATAGAAAATCCTACTCGGATCATGGGTGTATATAAACATATTGtgtgaaaacatttgaaactatCAATATGCGATAATCTGTGCACCCATGCTTGCCTCTCAGACCAGTTAATCGAAATCAAAAAAAGCCGACAACGCACTAACCTCCATCTGCATGTCGTCCTTGACCTCGCAGACATCGCCGGACGCCTCCGCACCGATCAGATCCGCCACCACCTTCAAGGCCGCGGACGGTTCAGCCTGATCCACCAGATCCGCCACCACCGTGACGGCTGCGGCACCATCAGCGGCAGCATCACCCGCATCGCCCTTCCCTGTAGCAGATTCGTCGCCGTCCACATCCGCCGTTGCCGCCACCAACGGGCCGACGGCGGGAGAGCCGATGACGGAGGTCTCCACGGCGGTCTTCCTCGCACCGTCcgccgtcttcttctcctctccagCTCCGCCATCCCCTCCAACCGCCTCCGGCCGCGCATCCCCTTCCACGACCGCTAGCATCTTCACTTCTTCCGCGGCAGCTCTACCAGGTTCCATCGCCGCCAGATCTACTCAATCGCCCACGATCCACTGCCTAACCTACGGGCGGAGTGACAGGGAGAGAGACGAGGGTTTTTTGGCGGAGAgatggagctcgaagaagtgggGAACGGGGGGAAATGGAAGCGGACGAGCGGTTCCAGGACTTTTATATGCCCCGACGTCTCCGCTCCCTCGCCACGTCTGTCTACACGTCACCGACGCCTTCCCTTCCTTGCCACGTTACACGCCACGTCATCCCCGTATACGTACAGAATACAGTATAACTGACTCCCGCTCTGCCCACTATACCCTACGCCGAAGCGGTATCGGCTAATCTTGACCGTCCTTGTGTTTTTCAGCTGAACGTCGTTCGCcaggggggacaccggagcacaggCGGTGGAACATGCCTACCAGGTAGCCCAGAGCAATAACAACACCAAAACCTTTGTAATTAGTGCCTAAGCAGTAACGAACAACCaaaaccatgtcatacatgtataGAATTGAGGTCCTAAGGCTAGCCATAGTCATAACTAGTATCATGCgtattggtcccacaaaaatatTGATGTGGCAGCCACTACAGGAATCCGGCAAGATGCCGACGGCCTACGGCCCTCGGCGTATCAAGTACTTGCCCTCGGCGTACGATACGCCGACGGGgcccctcggcgtagctcctcggGGAAGGTGGGCCTCGGCGGAGGCcacgtggccctcggcgtagcgccGCCCGTCGGCGTAGACGAAGAGGGCCGACGGCAGGCCCCACCCGTCGGCGTACTGGCCGTCGGCGCAGCTCGCTGACCGGCACCGTCAAGATGACGGCCGTtacggctacgccgagggccgcacCGTCGGCGTACGGCCACACGTGGCGCGACCTGGGCGGCCCTGGCGCACGATACGCCGAGGGGCACACCGTCGGCGTAGCTGCACACGTGGCGAGCCCTGAGCGTTCCTGGCGCACGATACGCCAAGGGTCGCACCGTCGGTGTAGCTGCACACGTGGCGAGCCCTGAGCGTCCCTGGCGCACGATACGCCGAGGGGCacaccgtcggcgtagccctgtgCCATTTGGTCCATTTTGGACGCGTGGCGCGCCCTGGGCATACCTGGCGCTACCCCGAGGGGAATGCCGTCGGCGTACCCTTGTGCCATTTGGCACATTTTTGGACGCGTGGCGCGCCCTGGGCATACCTGGCGCTACCCTGATGGgtatgccgtcggcgtagccgcaGCCATTTGGCATTTTTTTCCGTTTTTTCTGTTTCGCACGTTTTCCAGATTTGGCAGGATATAAATTCACATATAATTCACAGAAAATTCACAGGCATGAAGTGCAAATACACATAACATCAAGTGCATACAGGCATGAGGAAAAAAATTTGTTCTAACGTGCACTGTTCATCGATCAGGACACTATTCATTGATCATTGTGGACATGCCGCCAGGGGCAACGGCGGCACGCCCTGCCGCCTCCGGCTGTGGCGGCAGGCAACACATGTTGCCTGGCACGCGTGCCGTCACGACGCAAgtggtcctttttgacaataattttcggaggtggtcctttttgacaattCACTCACGTAGGTGGTCTGTTTTGTCAAAAATTCGGGGGAGAGATTCCGGCTCCGGATACGCTGAAGTCGGGGCAGGCTATTGGGCTGAAAGTGCACTTGACCTTCTCGAACAGGACGACGACGCCCGGCTCCGGATTCTCTGACGACGGGGCGACCACCTTCAGCTTGATCGGGCTGCAGGTAGCCTCTATCTTGCAGTTGGTGTAGAACGCCGTGTACTTCAACTTGCCGGTCACCTTCACTTTCAGCTCGAACGTCCCATTGGCCTTCTGCTTCCCGAACTCGGCCACGCCGGCGTTGCCCAGCGTCACGACGCTGCTGTCGGAGCCGCTGACGAGGCGGTGCAGCGTCGTCTTCGAGGCGTCGTACTTGTGTCCCTTGTCGCTGAGCTGGACGCGCTCGAACTGCTGGTCGTCGAAGAAGTAGGCGGCCTCCAGCGCCTCCTTGTTCGTCATTGTCATCGCCCAGTTGGGGTTGCGCACGGCCAGCACCAGCGACAGGTTGTATGCCAGCCCCGTCGCCGGGGCGGTCGCGAGCTCGAACCTGGTCAGCGAGGCGTCGTCCACGGTGATGGTGACTTGGCGGAGGACGCCAAAGGCGGCGATTATGACGGCGACGGCGGTGAGCACGACGAACGCGACGGTGAGCAGGCAGTAGCACAGGATGTTCTCGCGAATGCTGGAGCAACACTCGCGACAGCCCATGGTATGGTATGCGAggaggagagaaacttgagaggcAAAAAAGTTGTGGTTCATAGAGAACTCTGATGCTACTTATGCAATGGGATTAGTCAAACTATTGCGGGTCTTTGGGTACCAAGTCTTATTTTTTTAGAGACGTATATAGATATATAAGTTTTGAAACTCAATTAGGTCCTAGAATTTTTGAATATATAGATTTCAGAAACTCATCAGAATAGATGATGTTTTAGATAGTGACGCGGTCTCCGGTCTGCATCTTTGAtttactctttgcacctcatagaTAGTTGGTCCACGCGCAGAGCTGTTGTCGCGCATCAATCATTTTGCGGAGATGTTATAACAATAAAAATATGAGTATGAAACAATAATTTCGGACGTTTGCTACACTAGACTATATACGGGCGCAACCTATGCGAAATATTGAATCGAGGACTAAGAAACTTGCTAGCTTAGGCGATGGACAACGCCAATCGAACATGGAGCCACCCTGGTACTGGTAGTACCTCAGATCAATGAGTTGAAGAATAAGTCAACCTGCACAACACTTTACATTAACTCAACTGGACAGCGCATCGTCACAGAACAAAACCTTTGTAAAGTATGTTGAACATGCCTACCAGCTAGCCCAGAGCATTAACAACACCAAAACCTTTGTAAAATATGTGCGTTTCATAATTAGTGCCTAAGCACGAACAACCAAAACCATGCCATACATGAGCTTATGAGCGAGGCAGGTCTCGGTAGGAGTTGTGTGCCCGGAGAGTCAGCAAGCACCAACAGTCAAAGTAGAGCAGATGTGGCACAtgctagacatattttagttgtagatatatACGTCTGTATCCATAAAAAGGAGACGCATATTTTTAGACATATTTTTagacagagggagtacattttaaACGTGTTTCACATATATTACAAGCTAGTGTATTGTCTTACATGGAAGTGATACGAGACAAACTGCACAACAGCAGACCGTCACCCACTAGGTGTGCACGTCAGCGACAAAGGGGTTTGTAGCCTACGGTTCGTCGAACTCGGTCCCTATGGGTTGCGGCTGCCGTTGGGTGTGCATTGTGCAGCATCCGCCCTCAATCGGCCGTCCATCCCTGCATTGTTGTCTCGCCCTCCAGGTCTGCGCATCGGCAAGGGAAAAGGGCATTGGAGGGCAGGCCCGCAACTTAGAAACCGGGCCACGGCCGGAGGACAGGTTGGCGACTCGCACTTCTCTATCTACTCCACCCTACCAGCTTTGTCCAGTGCCGAGGGCAAAGTGTACGGCAGAGAGTATATATTGATCGGATTCGTATGGAcgtgttgttggagatatgcccaagaggcaataataaaagtggttattatatatctttgtgtttatgataaatgtttatataccatgctataattgtattaaccgaaacattgatacatgtgtgttatgtaaacaacaatgagtccctagtaagcctcttaactagcttgttgattaatagatgattatagtttcataatcatgaacattggatgttattaataacaaggttatatcattatatgaataatgtaatggacacacccaattaagcgtagcataagatcacgtcattaagttatttgctataagctttcgatacatagttacctagtcctttcgaccatgagatcatgtaaatcacttataccggaaaggtactttgatcacatcaaacgccactgcgtaaatgggtggttataaaggtgggattaagtatccggaaagtatgagttgaggcatatggatcaacagtgggatttgtccatcccgatgacggatagatatactctgggccctctcggtggaatatcgtctaaatagcttgcaagcatatgaataagttcataagagaccacatatcacggtacgagtaaagagtacttgtcaggagacgaggttgaacaaggtatagagagataccgatgatcaaacctcggacagtaaaatatcgcgtgacaaagggaattagtatcgtatgtgaatggttcattcgatcactaagtcatcgttgaatatgtgggagccattatggatctccagatcccgctattggttattggtcggagagagttctcaaccatgtccacatagttcgcgaaccgtagggtgacacacttaaggtttgatgttgtattagtagaacttgaatatggaatggagttcgaagttttgttcggagtctcggatgggatcccggacatcacgaggagttccggaatggtccggagaataagattcatatataggaagtcattttataagtttgaaaatgatccggtgaatttatggaaggttctagaaggttctagaaaagtccggaagaattcactttggaaggcggagtcccggagggactccaccacccatggccggccaaccctagaggggtggagtcccaagtggactccaccaagggggccagccaccccccctcatggaagggtgggaatcccacttgaggtgggagtcccaccttgggtaggtttccctacacatggaaggttttgggttggggtcttattcgaagacttgtagtccaacacttgggggttccacctatataatgaggggccaaggggagggggccggccaccacaacaccaccacctttgccgcaccccttggaggccggccaccccctctccccaaaccctagccgccccactcctccacctctcccgcaacgcttagcgaagctccgccggagatctccatcgacaccgccaccatgtCGTcgcgctgccggattcaaggaggagctactacttccgctgcccgctggaacggggagaaggacgtcgtcttcatcaacaccgaacgtgtgaccgagtacggaggtgctgcccgattgtggcaccgtcaagatcttctatgcgcttttgaaagcggcaagtgatcgtctaccgcagcaacaagagcctcatcttgtaggctttggaaatcttcaagggtgagtctcgttcatcccctcgttgctcccgtcttctagattgcatcttggcttggattgcgttctcgcggtaggaaattttttgttttctatgcaacgaatccctacagtggtatcagagccgtgtctatgcatagatggttgcacgagtagaacacaatggttttgtgggcgttgatgcttatgttgtctttagtttgagtactttgcatctttgtggcatagtgggatgaagcggctcgggctaactttacatgaccggttcatgagatttgctccacgctcgacatgcaacttgtattgcataagtggctttgcgggtgtctgtctctcctactatagtgaagattcaatttactcttctattgacaacactagtatcaccgttgtggttcatgttcgtaggtagattagatctcactcgaaaaccctaaaccacgtaaaatatgcaaaccaaattagagacgtctaacttgtttttgcagggtttggtgatgtgatatggccataatgggatgatgaatatgtatgagatgatcattattgtattgtggcaaccggcaggagccttatggttgtctttaaatttcatgttgagtagtatttcaaagaagttgtaatagttgctacatgggagaacaatcatgaagacggcgccattgaccttgacgctacgccgacgatgatggagatcatgcccgttgatgatggagatcatgtccgtgctttggagatgaagatcaaaggcgcaaagacaaaagggccatatcatatcacatatgaactgcatgtgatgttaatccttttatgcatcttattttgcttagatcgcgacggtagcattataagatgatccctctcactaaaatatcaagataataaagtgttcatccttagtagcaccattgccaagactcgtcgtttcgaagcatctcgtgatgatcgggtgtgatagactcaacaagtgcatacaatgggtgcaagccagttttgcacatgcggatactaaggtggccttgacgagcctagcatgtacagacatggtctcggaacacgtgataccgaaaggtagagcatgaatcatatgattgatatgatgaaactttgaatgttcgccattgaagttacatcttgtctcgtgatgatcgtgaaggagatatgccctagaggcaataataaagtggttattatttatatctttatgtttatgataaatgtttatatatcatgctataattgtattaactgaaatattagtacatgtgtgatatgtaaacaacaaagagtccctagtatgcctcttaactagcttgttgattaatggatgattagtttcataatcatgaacattggatgttattaataacaaggttatatcattgtatgaatgatgtaatggacacacccaattaagcgtagcataagatcacgtcattaagttatttgctataagctttcgatacatagttacctagtccttatgaccatgagatcatgtaaatcacttataccggaaaggtactttgattacatcaaacgccactgcgtaaatgggtggttataaaggtgggatcaagtaaccggaaagtatgagttgaggtatatggatcaacagtgggatttgtccatcccgatgacggatagatatactctgggccctctcggtggaatgtcgtctaatgtcttgcaagcatatgaataagttcataagagaccacatatcacggtacgagtaaagagtacttgtcaggagacgaggttgaacaaggtatagagtgataccgatgatcaaacctcggacaagtaaaatatcgcgtgacaaagggaattggtatcgtatgtgaatggttcattcgatcactaaagtcatcgttgaatatgtgggagccattatggatctccagatcccgctattggttattggtcggagtgagtactcaaccatgtccgcatagttcgcgaaccgtagggtgacacacttaaggtttgatgtcgtttaagtagatatggaaatatcgaatggagttcgaagttttggtcgaagtcccggatgagatcccggacatcacgaggagttccggaatggaccggagaataagattcatatataggaagtcattttatgagatttaaaatgatccggaaggttctacagaaggttctagaaggttctagaaaagtccggaagaaataaggatggaaggtggagtcccagagggactccacccaccttggccggccagcctaagggaggaggagtcccaagtggactccccaccatggtgg
It includes:
- the LOC127314451 gene encoding uncharacterized protein, translating into MGCRECCSSIRENILCYCLLTVAFVVLTAVAVIIAAFGVLRQVTITVDDASLTRFELATAPATGLAYNLSLVLAVRNPNWAMTMTNKEALEAAYFFDDQQFERVQLSDKGHKYDASKTTLHRLVSGSDSSVVTLGNAGVAEFGKQKANGTFELKVKVTGKLKYTAFYTNCKIEATCSPIKLKVVAPSSENPEPGVVVLFEKVKCTFSPIACPDFSVSGAGISPPNF